The following are encoded together in the Labrus mixtus chromosome 2, fLabMix1.1, whole genome shotgun sequence genome:
- the dpcd gene encoding protein DPCD, with product MAVQSWIDILKSSKKTALLTDGKRKIHYLFKDGKEMAEEYDLKTDELIVRKWHTKSKLGAQGPWEVEVGETFTGPVTSLDTEVIKENCSNPVFMRKDTKSSFQWRIRNLPYPKDVFCVSVEPSERCIIIKTSNKKYYKKFGITDLDRSQLPLDSSALSFTHANNTLIVSYKKPKEILTLEHELLKELKKLKGTSEGDVDCKTQ from the exons ATGGCTGTGCAAAGCTGGATTGATATCCTAAAATCATCAAAGAAAACAGCCTTGTTAACCGATG GAAAGAGAAAGATCCACTACCTCTTCAAAGATGGAAAAGAAATGGCAGAAGAGTATGACTTGAAAACAGATGAGCTTATTG TACGAAAGTGGCACACTAAAAGCAAGCTTGGAGCTCAGGGCCCATGGGAGGTCGAGGTCGGGGAGACATTCACAGGCCCTGTCACATCTCTAGATACAGAGGTGATCAAGGAGAACTGCTCCAAT CCGGTGTTCATGCGTAAAgacacaaagagcagttttcaGTGGAGAATTCGTAACCTTCCCTACCCCAAAGAtgtcttctgtgtgtctgtggagccGTCTGAGAGATGCATCATTATAAAAACctcaaacaaaaa GTATTATAAGAAGTTTGGCATCACTGATTTGGATCGCAGTCAGCTGCCACTGGACAGCTCCGCCCTCAGCTTCACTCACGCCAATAACACTTTGATTGTCAGC TACAAGAAACCCAAGGAGATCTTAACCCTTGAACACGAGCTTCTGAAGGAGCTGAAGAAGCTGAAGGGGACCAGTGAAGGGGACGTGGACTGCAAAACTCAGTGA
- the fgf8b gene encoding fibroblast growth factor 8b, which translates to MKQYLNYYKMRLRTSRLGYLLIQFTALCFYAQNTEQSPPNFKHHVTEQSRLSDRMSRRLTRTYQLYSRTSGKHVQVLANKRVNANGDDGAVHAKLEVETDSFGSRIRIKGVKTGYYICMNKRGKLIGKRKGRGKDCIFTEIVLENNYTALQNAKYEGWYMAFTRKGRPRKASKTKQHQREAHFMKRLPRGHLLSERRPFDVLPLAVPAHPLGKRTKHSHHQRSGGR; encoded by the exons ATGAAGCAATATTTGAACTATTACAAGATGAGGCTGAGAACATCGAGGTTGGGTTATCT GTTAATTCAGTTCACGGCGCTTTGCTTTTACGCACAG AACACTGAGCAGTCTCCTCCTAATTTCAAGCACCATGTCACGGAGCAGAGCCGGCTGTCGGACCGTATGAGCCGCAGGTTGACACGAACCTACCAGCTGTACAGCCGCACCAGCGGGAAACACGTCCAGGTGCTGGCCAACAAGAGGGTCAACGCCAACGGAGACGATGGAGCAGTgcacg CTAAACTGGAGGTGGAGACGGACTCTTTTGGAAGCCGTATTCGTATTAAAGGGGTGAAGACGGGATACTACATATGTATGAACAAGAGGGGAAAGCTGATCGGCAAG AGGAAAGGACGAGGCAAAGACTGCATCTTCACTGAGATTGTTCTGGAAAACAACTACACGGCACTCCAGAACGCCAAGTACGAGGGCTGGTACATGGCTTTCACACGCAAGGGCCGTCCAAGGAAGGCCTCCAAGACCAAGCAGCACCAGAGGGAGGCCCACTTCATGAAGCGGCTACCCAGGGGGCACTTGCTGAGCGAGAGGAGGCCGTTTGATGTCCTTCCTCTCGCCGTCCCTGCCCATCCTTTAGGAAAACGGACTAAACATTCCCATCACCAGCGCTCAGGGGGCCGCTGA
- the poll gene encoding DNA polymerase lambda: protein MEPRHGIMKAFPKVKRAKVFQAKDVPPAKKKLDDCEVTGSTFNGVTVYILPAGIGNARCQIFQKQIQQNGGQTESSLSPTVTHVVVNDDMDRDRALRLLKVDSMPSGVQLVKCSWLSLCISDKQLLDVDSYSLLLPEILVQESVTRHGTIKEELPHVKPAEEAITASDQTKQEETVHETVPDTAEEVRGEEDGVSQGDLEALITGQHPTEETPGPSLDPRPDSAAEKVVSGKWVCAQSSQSKTNNFNKHLTDKLEVLAKAYTHQGDKWRALSYSKAVNALKSYHKPVMSYQEACQIQGIGKRMADKIDEIMESGHLRKIDHIGEAVPVLELFTNIWGAGAKTAQLWYQQGFRTLDDIRTKAHLSNTQKIGLKHYDDFLDRMPREEAGAIEKVVVGAAHAVDPHLVAMACGSYRRGQTTCGDVDVLITHPDGKSHKGIFSKLLQSLHDSGFLTDDLVSHEENGEQKKYMGVCRLPGPGQRHRRLDIIVVPYDEFACAIMYFTGSAHFNRSMRAMAKTKNMSLSEHSLNKDVVRRGSLKVHGGSPLSTQTEKDVFSLLGIPYRQPHERDW from the exons ATGGAACCTCGACATGGGATTATGAAAGCCTTTCCCAAAGTGAAAAGAGCCAAAGTGTTTCAGGCAAAGGATGTGCCTCCAGCAAAGAAGAAATTGGATGATTGTGAAGTCACAG GAAGTACATTTAACGGGGTCACAGTGTACATTCTGCCGGCTGGAATAGGAAATGCAAGATGTCAGATCTTCCAGAAACAAATTCAGCAGAACGGAGGACAGACGGAGAGTTCTCTGTCTCCCACTGTCACTCATGTTGTGGTTAACGACGACATGGACAGAGACAGGGCTCTGCGCCTACTGAAAGTGGATAGTATGCCCTCTGGAGTCCAACTGGTGAAATGCAGTTGGTTGAGCTTGTGCATCAGTGACAAACAACTTCTGGATGTTGACAGCTACAGCCTTCTTTTACCAGAAATTTTAGTGCA GGAATCTGTAACACGACATGGAACCATTAAAGAAGAGCTGCCACATGTCAAACCTGCAGAAGAAGCTATCACAGCTTCTGATCAAACTAAGCAAGAGGAGACCGTACATGAG ACAGTACCTGACACTGCAGAGGAAGTGCGAGGAGAGGAAGACGGGGTCTCTCAGGGTGACCTAGAAGCTCTCATCACTGGCCAGCACCCCACAGAGGAGACCCCTGGCCCCAGTCTGGACCCCCGTCCAGACTCTGCTGCTGAGAAGGTCGTCTCAGGGAAGTGGGTCTGTGCCCAGTCCTCTCAGTCCAAAACCAATAACTTCAACAAGCACCTCACAGACAAACTAGAAGTGTTGGCCAAAGCCTACACTCACCAGGGGGACAAGTGGAGGGCGCTCAGCTACTCCAAGGCTGTCAACGCACTGAAGAGTTACCACAAGCCCGTCATGTCATATCAG GAGGCGTGCCAGATCCAAGGAATCGGAAAGAGGATGGCTGACAAAATCGACGAGATCATGGAGAGCGGTCACCTGCGGAAGATAGATCACATCGGGGAGGCTGTGCCTGTTTTGGAGCTTTTTACCAACATCTGGGGTGCTGGAGCTAAAACTGCACAGCTGTGGTACCAACag GGATTTCGCACATTGGATGACATCCGCACTAAGGCGCACCTCAGCAACACTCAGAAAATAGGACTCAAGCACTACGATGACTTCCTCGACCGCATGCCCCGAGAAGAAGCTGGAGCCATAGAGAAAGTG GTTGTGGGTGCTGCCCATGCTGTAGACCCACACCTGGTGGCGATGGCATGTGGCTCCTACCGTCGAGGGCAGACCACATGTGGAGATGTTGATGTGCTTATAACTCATCCTGATGGCAAGTCCCACAAAGGCATTTTTAGCAAATTGTTGCAGAGCCTCCATGACAGTG ggtttttgACAGATGACCTGGTGAGCCATGAGGAGAATGGGGAGCAGAAGAAATACATGGGCGTTTGCCGACTGCCAGGACCGGGCCAACGCCATCGGAGGCTGGACATCATCGTAGTGCCCTACGATGAGTTTGCCTGTGCTATCATGTATTTCACCGGCTCAGCACACTTTAACCGCTCAATGAGAGCCATGGCAAAGACCAAAAACATGAGCTTGTCAGAGCACTCGCTGAACAAGGATGTGGTGCGTCGGGGAAGCTTGAAGGTGCATGGTGGCAGTCCACTTTCtacacagacagagaaggaTGTTTTTAGTCTTTTAGGCATACCTTACCGACAGCCTCATGAAAGGGACTGGTAA